The Pseudomonas sp. Marseille-Q3773 DNA window CAAGAACGCATCGGTCCGTGCCTGCACGGCCTCGTTGAGCAGGCTCATGTATTCGCCCAAGGTCAGCGAGAGCCGGAACGGGGTCACCTGCTGCCCGGCGAACAGCGCAAATGCCGAGCGGTGCACGTGGCCGATCAGCGTCCTGGTCCGTTCACTGAGGTGCTGGCTGAGTGCGTTCCCCGCACTGTTGGTCGCGGCCAGCAACTGGCCGACGGCATCCTGGATCGGCTTGATCATCAACAGCTGGCCGTCGTCAGTCCCGGCGATGCCCTTGATGATGTCGTGCACCTTGCCGAAGTCGTCCCCGGACAGCGCCGCGACCACTTGCTGCATCAATCCCTGGTGCTTGGCCAGCAGTGCCTGGTACAGCAGGCTCTGATCATCTTCCAGCAACTGCTGCCAGATCTGCTGGGTCATCCCGAGCGGCTGACCTTGCTCGGGCAGGGCTTCAGTAGGGCCACCGGCCAGGCAGGCCGCCATCATCTGGATGAAATATTCGACCGAAACAGGATCGGTCGCGTCGTAGTCGAAGTAGCCGATCTGCTGAAATGCGCGCATGGCGTAGTGCCGTGCATACAGCTCGCCGACCTGGTCGATCATCGCCTGCCAGTTCTTTAGCTCGCGATCGTAATCGGCCTGGAACGCGGCGCGGGCGTTTTCGTCGTAGCGCTCTTCCAGCCGTTCGCGGGCTTCCTGCTGTTTGCGCGCGATGTTGCGTTCGGTCCTTGCCTCGATGTCCACCGCCGGCAGGGGCGCCTTGCCGGCCAGCGGGCTGTGGTTCCACTGCTCGACCTCTCGCGCCTCGCGCTGTGCATCCTCGGCACCCTGCGCGGCGGCGGTGGCGGCGTGCAGCTCGCGGATGCCCAGCAGCGCCTGCGAGGTGAAGTACTCGAAGTGCCGCTGCGGCTGCGCGCGCCACTCCTGCATGGCCTGGACCCAGCCAGTGCGCTGCGCATTCAGCTCCATCACCAGGCCGACCGGGTCGGGCACTGTCAGCGCCAGTATGCCGTTGGGCAGTTGCTCGCGCTGGATGGCGTTGCGCACCTGGACGCGGGTTTCATGCCAGCGCCCCAGGCGGCTGTAGAAGCCATGCACGCTGGCATACCTGGCGGAGGAAAACGTCGAGAACTCCAGCACATCCTCCAGGCCGAAGCGGAAGCTGTCGGTCATGGCGATGCCGAGGCTGGCAGGGTCGTTGCGCGCGGTGTCCAGGTCCACCTCGACAAAGCGGGCGAGGGTGCCCGGGTCACCGCTGGCGATGCCTTGCCGGTAGCGGTCGAGGACTGCCCGCGGCCAGGGGTCGTTGGCGAAGGCGATCCAGGCTTTGCGGTAGAGCAGGGTATCGATATTGATGAACGAGGCGATGACGTCATGGCCCTCGGTAGCGCACCACTTGGGCAATGGCCTGGGTGGCGCCAGGGGCATCTGCGACACCGGGAAACGCTGCAGGGTCCCGGCTGCCGCGACCTCGTAGGCTTGCCAGATTTCCTGGTCGAGCAGCACGTAGACGTAACCCTGGCGCAGCAGGCGCAACTGGTCGGTGTGCATCGGATGGAAGGTGATCTCGCTGTCTTCCGCCAGGCGATAGGGGCGGTCGCTATCCGGACGCGGGGCGTAGGCTTGGCGCAACAGCAGGATCGGCAGGCCGAGCCGTCCGCAGGCATTGCAGTGGCCGTAGGTGTTGGGAATCTCTTCCTGCATGGCGATGTGGATGGCTTTGCTGATGCTCATGAGGAGTTCCTTTTCCAGTGATCGATGCAACGGTCAGAACACTAGCGAGGAACGTCTTCGCGGGGGAGCAACGGGCTTCCTAAAACCTTGTAGGAATTTTCGGTTTAGCCTCCGGTGCGGGCTGGCTGCGTGCCGGCGAGATCAGCCTGCTGCCCCAGCATCTGCCGCACCAGCCACTGCCCCGCAGGCCCCAGCGCCTGGCGGCCTGACCAGACCACATCCATGGCGACATGCCGTGGATAACCGGCCACTTGCAGCTCGATCAAGCCTTCGCCAAACCGC harbors:
- a CDS encoding T6SS effector BTH_I2691 family protein codes for the protein MSISKAIHIAMQEEIPNTYGHCNACGRLGLPILLLRQAYAPRPDSDRPYRLAEDSEITFHPMHTDQLRLLRQGYVYVLLDQEIWQAYEVAAAGTLQRFPVSQMPLAPPRPLPKWCATEGHDVIASFINIDTLLYRKAWIAFANDPWPRAVLDRYRQGIASGDPGTLARFVEVDLDTARNDPASLGIAMTDSFRFGLEDVLEFSTFSSARYASVHGFYSRLGRWHETRVQVRNAIQREQLPNGILALTVPDPVGLVMELNAQRTGWVQAMQEWRAQPQRHFEYFTSQALLGIRELHAATAAAQGAEDAQREAREVEQWNHSPLAGKAPLPAVDIEARTERNIARKQQEARERLEERYDENARAAFQADYDRELKNWQAMIDQVGELYARHYAMRAFQQIGYFDYDATDPVSVEYFIQMMAACLAGGPTEALPEQGQPLGMTQQIWQQLLEDDQSLLYQALLAKHQGLMQQVVAALSGDDFGKVHDIIKGIAGTDDGQLLMIKPIQDAVGQLLAATNSAGNALSQHLSERTRTLIGHVHRSAFALFAGQQVTPFRLSLTLGEYMSLLNEAVQARTDAFLQQIDQQFRDPLGRKVRAMVLSGAINIAAPGNRNQMIEVVLWTFESAETLQARLVQLREGAAGGVGALVRNIAIGAGTLRTQVTEGLKISSLAAQSVASDAMRSLRDAAASGGSVGLLFALGSLWFHQDSLGRNYRALQETHQNNPEALAAIWSSSLGLLGASVESAGLVVAVVRPKIPWPGTVTAASLGSSLAKYGGAITAVAGVMDGVQYVYAAMRTTRRGDSTSSRRYKAATVISVVASGAGIAAALTGLLLPVAAAAILGLMAYTLATSAKNARIVRNGIMGSP